In one window of uncultured Acetobacteroides sp. DNA:
- a CDS encoding SusD/RagB family nutrient-binding outer membrane lipoprotein: protein MKRIKILALIATMAVGAIACSNFEDINTDPNRLTKVNPGSLLNPILYNLAIFNWNRADDFTFDLMQVSVPTNSLGGVSRYYMSDAAGNSTWNSYYKWLSNINEMERQADALNDPNYKAIAITLRSWVYQLLTDCFGDIPMSEALQGTSGLFKPKFDTQKEVYTAIINDLDKANTLFDDTKGLAYNADGELLYLTSNQLTAGKSAGIAKWRKFCNSLRLRVLLRVLGKDTEMGSKAKLQQMLNSPTTYPIFQSNDDAALLSISGVFPQDAPMTRPQDFTSYRAVASSFIDTLNAWNDPRRPIFCTPVVDQYIGWPSGYDIAPSTAASNLNQNLAKTPSKVVLMSYAEVELIRAELAIRDITPNVSAEDAYRRGVTAAIAQWGGVVPPTYFNNPAVKYRGTLQQVLTQKYFALFFCDYQQWFEYLRTGYPILPRGKGVPDGNQMPFRLKYPQTIQSTNATNYKAAVSSMGGDSFSTMLWWQK from the coding sequence ATGAAAAGAATTAAGATACTCGCCCTAATCGCCACCATGGCCGTTGGAGCCATCGCATGCTCCAACTTCGAGGATATCAACACCGATCCCAACCGGCTTACCAAGGTAAACCCCGGGTCGCTGCTCAACCCCATACTCTACAACCTGGCCATATTCAACTGGAACCGGGCCGACGACTTCACCTTCGACCTCATGCAGGTGTCGGTGCCCACCAACAGCTTGGGAGGGGTTAGCCGCTACTACATGTCCGACGCCGCCGGCAATAGCACCTGGAACAGCTACTACAAGTGGCTCTCCAACATCAACGAAATGGAGCGGCAGGCCGACGCGCTGAACGATCCCAATTATAAGGCCATTGCCATCACCCTCCGTAGCTGGGTTTACCAGCTGCTCACCGACTGCTTTGGCGATATCCCCATGTCGGAGGCGCTTCAGGGAACCAGCGGCCTGTTTAAGCCCAAGTTCGACACCCAAAAGGAGGTGTACACAGCCATCATCAACGACCTCGATAAGGCCAATACCCTCTTCGACGACACCAAGGGCCTTGCCTACAACGCCGATGGCGAGCTGCTCTACCTCACCAGCAACCAGCTAACCGCCGGCAAGTCGGCGGGCATCGCCAAGTGGCGCAAGTTCTGCAACTCGCTCCGCCTAAGAGTGCTGCTGCGCGTGCTGGGCAAGGATACGGAGATGGGCTCCAAGGCAAAGCTCCAGCAGATGCTCAATAGCCCAACCACCTACCCCATCTTCCAGAGCAACGACGACGCTGCGCTACTCTCCATATCCGGCGTATTCCCCCAGGATGCCCCTATGACGCGCCCGCAGGACTTCACCTCGTACAGGGCCGTAGCCAGCTCGTTCATCGATACCTTAAATGCGTGGAACGATCCCCGCCGCCCCATATTCTGTACCCCCGTTGTCGACCAGTATATCGGATGGCCCAGCGGATACGATATCGCACCAAGCACAGCAGCCTCTAACCTCAACCAGAACCTCGCCAAAACCCCAAGCAAGGTAGTTTTGATGAGCTATGCCGAGGTAGAGCTGATACGGGCCGAACTCGCCATTCGCGATATTACTCCCAACGTTAGCGCCGAGGATGCCTACCGAAGGGGAGTAACCGCCGCCATCGCCCAGTGGGGTGGTGTGGTTCCGCCTACCTACTTCAACAACCCTGCCGTGAAGTACAGGGGCACGCTACAACAGGTGCTCACCCAAAAGTACTTTGCCCTCTTCTTCTGCGACTACCAGCAGTGGTTCGAGTACCTCCGCACGGGCTACCCCATCCTCCCACGTGGCAAGGGAGTGCCCGATGGCAACCAAATGCCCTTCCGCCTCAAGTATCCGCAGACCATCCAAAGCACCAACGCCACCAACTACAAGGCCGCAGTGTCCAGTATGGGTGGCGACAGCTTCTCCACCATGCTCTGGTGGCAGAAATAG
- a CDS encoding CehA/McbA family metallohydrolase: MNRKKLLLSIWAVAALSMLCSAQVQRRELKLPKVEGYELLRCDFHMHTVFSDGMVWPTTRVDEAIEEGIDAIALTDHIEYRPKLKEFTTTDHNHSYELASKYAADRGIILIKGSEVTRRMAPGHFNAIFIDDANAFQKFVNPNDWHDGSNIAQTLDEGKRQGGFIFWNHPWFQHKQNISEWAAIHEELYQKKLISGIEVVNGNRYDPTVLQWCLDKNLTVMANTDIHTPMKLEKGEFRTMTIVFAKEHTAQAIKEALENQRTIAYSSNAIYGKDELVRQIVASSLQVKARRIGPNGGIVELTNISSIPFSMSVTSSEGVKPVLDGVLNNFTAFSTSTTLIPVDLKNLKNNQGSFTVEVVNAQVGANKPLQYTITVNFEK; encoded by the coding sequence ATGAACAGAAAGAAATTACTCCTCAGCATCTGGGCTGTAGCAGCCCTATCGATGCTGTGCAGCGCCCAAGTACAACGCCGCGAGCTTAAGCTCCCCAAGGTGGAAGGCTACGAGCTCCTCCGCTGCGATTTCCACATGCATACCGTCTTCTCCGACGGCATGGTGTGGCCCACCACACGTGTCGACGAGGCTATAGAGGAAGGCATCGACGCCATCGCCCTCACCGACCACATCGAGTACCGACCAAAGCTCAAGGAGTTCACCACCACCGACCACAACCACTCCTACGAGCTGGCCAGCAAGTACGCCGCCGACCGCGGCATCATCCTCATCAAGGGCAGCGAGGTTACCCGCCGCATGGCTCCCGGCCACTTCAACGCCATTTTTATTGATGATGCCAACGCCTTCCAGAAGTTCGTAAACCCTAACGACTGGCACGACGGCAGCAACATCGCCCAAACGCTCGACGAAGGTAAGAGGCAGGGCGGATTCATATTCTGGAACCACCCCTGGTTCCAGCACAAGCAAAACATCTCGGAGTGGGCCGCCATACACGAGGAGCTTTACCAAAAGAAGCTCATCTCAGGCATCGAGGTGGTAAACGGCAACCGCTACGACCCCACGGTGCTGCAGTGGTGCCTCGATAAGAACCTCACCGTGATGGCCAACACCGACATACATACCCCTATGAAGCTCGAGAAGGGCGAGTTCCGCACCATGACCATCGTGTTTGCCAAGGAGCATACCGCCCAAGCCATTAAGGAGGCGCTAGAGAACCAGAGAACCATTGCCTACTCCTCCAACGCCATCTACGGCAAGGACGAGTTGGTTCGCCAAATCGTAGCCAGCTCCCTGCAGGTAAAGGCCCGCCGAATTGGCCCCAACGGCGGTATCGTGGAGCTTACCAACATCTCAAGCATTCCCTTCAGCATGTCCGTAACCTCGTCCGAAGGAGTAAAGCCAGTACTCGATGGTGTCCTGAACAACTTTACCGCCTTCAGCACCAGCACCACGCTCATCCCTGTTGACCTCAAGAACCTTAAAAACAACCAAGGCTCCTTCACAGTTGAAGTAGTCAACGCTCAGGTCGGTGCCAACAAGCCGCTACAGTATACCATTACGGTGAACTTCGAAAAGTAG
- a CDS encoding ABC transporter ATP-binding protein, whose translation MLTISNLTVEFQGVGPVVKGVNISVGKGETVGLVGESGSGKSISSLSVMGLLPSTARMSGNISFTKADGTTVELAVSGNAYPQGVRGREIAMIFQEPMTALNPTIRCGEQVDEMMRENLSYSRAQAKERTLQLFAEVLLPDPEKAYRSYPHELSGGQRQRVMIAMAISCHPQLLIADEPTTALDVTVQKEILELLKQLRNRYGMGLIFISHDLRIVAEVCERIVVMRHGDLVEQGQSDDIFHRPQHPYTKALISCLPPINARPERLLTVKEFTEQSNPTLTYQSDSDRSDKHKKIYAQAPLLKVTSLDAGYSFGGSIFSKTRNLFKAVKQVGFEVYPGETFGLVGESGCGKTSLGRTLVGLVKSLSGSIEFEGKRIDKLKGDELRRMRRDIQMIFQDPFSSLNPKITVGEAIMEPMRVHGVGRNEKERLERMNYLLNKVELPLEVASRYPHEFSGGQRQRIVIARTLALQPKLVICDESVSALDVSVQAQVLNLLNDLKKELGLTYIFISHDLSVVRYISDRVMVMQQGKMVELNDADELYNHPQQEYTKKLIGAIPKI comes from the coding sequence ATGCTTACAATCAGCAATCTTACGGTAGAGTTTCAGGGCGTAGGCCCGGTGGTAAAAGGAGTAAACATCAGCGTGGGCAAGGGCGAGACGGTTGGCCTCGTGGGCGAATCGGGCTCGGGCAAGTCCATCAGCTCGCTTTCGGTGATGGGGCTGCTGCCCTCCACCGCCAGGATGAGCGGCAACATATCGTTTACCAAGGCCGATGGCACCACCGTAGAGCTGGCCGTAAGCGGCAACGCCTACCCGCAGGGCGTTCGAGGCCGCGAGATTGCCATGATCTTTCAGGAGCCGATGACGGCGCTCAACCCCACCATCCGCTGCGGCGAGCAGGTGGACGAGATGATGCGCGAGAACCTCAGCTACAGCCGAGCACAGGCCAAGGAGCGCACGCTGCAGCTCTTTGCCGAGGTGCTTCTCCCCGATCCCGAAAAGGCTTACCGGTCGTACCCCCACGAGCTCAGCGGTGGTCAGCGCCAACGGGTGATGATTGCCATGGCCATATCGTGCCACCCGCAGCTGCTCATCGCCGACGAGCCCACCACCGCCCTCGACGTTACAGTGCAGAAGGAGATCCTCGAGCTGCTCAAGCAGCTGCGCAACCGCTACGGCATGGGGCTCATCTTCATCAGCCACGACCTGCGCATCGTTGCCGAGGTATGCGAGCGCATTGTGGTGATGCGCCACGGCGACTTGGTGGAGCAGGGTCAGTCCGACGACATCTTCCACCGCCCGCAGCACCCCTACACCAAGGCGCTCATCAGCTGCCTACCTCCAATAAATGCACGTCCCGAGCGGCTGCTTACCGTAAAGGAGTTTACCGAGCAAAGTAACCCCACCCTAACCTACCAAAGCGATAGCGACAGAAGCGATAAGCATAAGAAGATATACGCCCAAGCACCGCTGCTAAAGGTCACCAGCCTCGATGCCGGCTACTCGTTCGGCGGATCGATATTCAGCAAGACCCGCAACCTATTTAAAGCGGTAAAGCAGGTTGGCTTCGAAGTTTACCCCGGCGAAACGTTTGGCCTGGTAGGCGAATCGGGCTGCGGCAAGACCTCATTGGGCCGTACCCTCGTTGGACTAGTAAAGAGCCTAAGCGGCAGCATCGAGTTCGAGGGTAAGCGCATCGACAAGCTCAAAGGCGATGAACTACGCCGCATGCGCCGCGATATCCAGATGATCTTTCAGGACCCCTTCTCGTCGCTCAATCCTAAGATAACCGTGGGCGAAGCCATCATGGAGCCCATGCGCGTGCATGGCGTTGGCCGTAACGAAAAGGAGCGCTTGGAACGAATGAACTATCTGCTAAATAAAGTGGAGCTACCGCTCGAAGTAGCCTCGCGCTATCCGCACGAGTTCTCGGGAGGGCAGCGCCAGCGTATCGTCATAGCCCGTACGCTTGCCCTACAGCCCAAGCTGGTCATCTGCGACGAGTCAGTATCTGCTCTCGACGTATCGGTACAGGCGCAGGTGCTCAACCTGCTCAACGACCTGAAGAAGGAGCTGGGGCTCACCTACATCTTCATATCGCACGATCTCAGCGTGGTTCGCTACATCAGCGATCGAGTAATGGTGATGCAGCAAGGCAAGATGGTGGAGCTTAACGATGCCGACGAGCTCTACAACCATCCGCAGCAGGAGTATACCAAGAAGCTGATTGGGGCTATACCAAAAATATAG
- a CDS encoding pyridoxamine 5'-phosphate oxidase family protein, which translates to MSALDQRISSFIKTHSVLTMATSFGDEPYCANLFYAFLPEDNCLVVTSDMNTKHIRNISHNIFVAGSIIDACNLPMAKGVQFQGVISEPLQELAEKARKVYSNLFPFSRGMNTTLWVIDLTYVKYTDSSLGFGKKLTWKK; encoded by the coding sequence ATGAGCGCACTAGACCAACGGATATCAAGTTTTATAAAAACCCACTCGGTTTTAACCATGGCCACCAGCTTCGGTGATGAGCCCTACTGCGCTAACCTGTTTTATGCCTTTCTTCCTGAGGATAACTGCCTAGTGGTTACTTCGGATATGAATACGAAGCATATAAGAAACATCTCCCACAACATATTTGTAGCCGGAAGCATTATAGATGCCTGCAACTTGCCAATGGCAAAGGGCGTACAGTTTCAGGGTGTGATTTCGGAGCCATTGCAGGAGCTGGCCGAAAAGGCAAGAAAAGTATACTCCAACCTATTCCCATTTTCGCGAGGAATGAACACTACACTCTGGGTTATCGACCTTACCTACGTAAAGTATACCGATAGTTCGCTTGGGTTTGGAAAGAAGCTAACCTGGAAAAAGTAA
- a CDS encoding NAD-dependent epimerase/dehydratase family protein, which produces MQPTILITGATGFLGAHVALELLQSGYHVKGTFRNQASQAKAKQIFGYYENGFSLFDKVEWVSVDMLDYSEVLMAMQGVQYVVHTAAEVSFNPQFKNRIIENNTLMASYVVDAAIEAGVKKLCHISSIAALGSTINGEPITEETKLASVKDQSAYSTSKFYAEMEVWRAINSGLNAVILNPSVILGAGDWKTSSSTFISSIAKGLSFYSKGVTGFVDVRDVARASRLALESDISAERFILSSENINYYDLFCSIAKGLSKPVPRYKAYPFLIKAIAAFSGFYSYITGKEPLVTPQSARSAWRKSYYSGKKFETQFNFKYTPISETVDFACTGYLNSNRKK; this is translated from the coding sequence ATGCAACCAACCATACTAATCACTGGAGCTACAGGATTCTTAGGCGCTCATGTTGCTCTAGAGCTTCTGCAATCAGGCTACCATGTAAAGGGAACCTTCCGCAACCAAGCATCACAAGCAAAAGCCAAGCAGATTTTTGGCTACTACGAAAACGGCTTCAGCCTCTTCGATAAGGTTGAATGGGTAAGCGTAGACATGCTCGACTATAGCGAAGTTCTGATGGCAATGCAAGGCGTTCAGTACGTGGTGCACACAGCCGCAGAAGTATCGTTCAACCCCCAGTTCAAGAACCGCATCATCGAGAACAACACGCTAATGGCCTCCTACGTTGTTGATGCAGCCATCGAGGCTGGTGTCAAGAAGTTGTGCCACATAAGTTCTATAGCTGCGCTTGGCAGCACCATCAACGGCGAACCCATTACAGAGGAAACCAAGCTGGCATCGGTTAAGGATCAAAGCGCCTACTCTACCAGCAAGTTCTACGCCGAGATGGAGGTTTGGCGTGCCATAAATTCGGGGCTCAATGCGGTAATCCTCAACCCCTCAGTAATTCTTGGCGCTGGTGATTGGAAAACCAGCAGCTCTACCTTTATATCTTCCATCGCAAAAGGTTTGTCCTTCTATAGTAAAGGAGTAACGGGTTTTGTTGATGTCCGCGATGTTGCCCGTGCAAGCCGACTGGCCTTGGAGAGCGATATCTCTGCCGAAAGGTTTATTCTCTCTTCCGAAAACATTAACTACTACGACCTATTCTGCAGCATTGCCAAAGGGCTTAGCAAGCCAGTTCCTAGATACAAAGCATATCCATTTTTGATTAAAGCAATTGCCGCCTTTAGCGGTTTCTACTCCTACATAACTGGTAAAGAGCCGCTGGTAACGCCACAAAGCGCTCGTTCTGCCTGGCGAAAGAGCTACTACAGCGGCAAGAAATTTGAAACCCAGTTCAACTTCAAGTACACGCCAATCAGCGAAACCGTTGATTTTGCCTGCACCGGCTACCTAAATAGTAATCGTAAGAAGTAA
- a CDS encoding 2-C-methyl-D-erythritol 4-phosphate cytidylyltransferase, whose amino-acid sequence MKKAVVIVAGGSGTRMRSDIPKQFLLLRGKPILMHTIERFYYFCNDIKIVVVLPNDEIERWKHLCSEYHFTIQHDVTQGGETRYHSVKNGLLLVDNNCIVGIHDGVRPLVSTSVIERCYNEAATGRAVIPVIPAVDSLRMVTATGNAAIDRSAIRLVQTPQVFPSNMLMNAYKQEYTPTFTDDASVVESYGLAITLVDGNIENIKITNPIDLTIADRVYDNVI is encoded by the coding sequence ATGAAGAAGGCTGTCGTAATTGTTGCAGGAGGCAGCGGAACACGCATGCGCAGCGATATCCCCAAGCAGTTTCTGCTGCTTCGCGGAAAGCCCATCCTCATGCACACCATCGAGCGGTTCTACTACTTTTGTAATGATATAAAGATTGTTGTTGTACTGCCAAATGATGAGATCGAGCGATGGAAGCATCTTTGCAGCGAATACCACTTTACCATACAGCACGATGTGACCCAAGGTGGTGAAACCCGCTACCACTCGGTAAAGAACGGATTGTTGCTTGTCGATAACAACTGCATAGTTGGCATCCACGATGGCGTTCGACCATTGGTTTCAACTTCTGTTATTGAACGATGCTACAATGAGGCGGCTACCGGCAGGGCCGTCATTCCCGTTATACCTGCTGTTGACTCTCTTCGAATGGTTACGGCTACGGGCAATGCAGCAATAGACAGAAGCGCCATTCGTCTAGTTCAAACCCCACAGGTGTTTCCTTCAAATATGCTAATGAATGCCTACAAGCAGGAGTACACCCCTACCTTTACAGATGATGCTTCGGTTGTAGAATCTTACGGGTTAGCGATTACGCTTGTAGATGGTAATATCGAGAATATTAAAATAACAAACCCCATCGACTTAACCATTGCCGACAGGGTTTATGATAATGTTATTTAG